A region from the Aeromicrobium choanae genome encodes:
- a CDS encoding thioesterase family protein, translating to MHTVARPTMDQIDALGTALSLVALPEFEDGNGHVNVGHYYRLHMEAGDAAFQRLGFDEEYRDRTGHSVFSVEHHIKFLDESLVGDELSVHLRLLGVSAKALHAQTILVNRSRGTVANTLEFLELHVDLTTRRTTAMPQHLVAPLEALRDEHAALPWGLPLAGPLGVR from the coding sequence ATGCACACCGTTGCCCGGCCCACCATGGACCAGATCGACGCCCTCGGCACCGCGCTCTCGCTGGTCGCCCTTCCCGAGTTCGAGGACGGGAACGGTCACGTCAACGTCGGCCACTACTACCGGCTCCACATGGAGGCCGGCGACGCGGCGTTCCAGCGCCTGGGATTCGACGAGGAGTACCGAGACCGCACCGGCCACAGTGTCTTCAGCGTCGAGCACCACATCAAGTTCCTCGACGAGTCGCTCGTCGGCGACGAGCTCTCGGTGCACCTGCGCCTGCTGGGCGTGAGCGCGAAGGCGCTGCACGCGCAGACCATCTTGGTGAACCGCTCCCGCGGGACCGTGGCCAACACGCTGGAGTTCCTCGAGCTGCACGTCGACCTCACCACCCGCCGCACCACGGCCATGCCGCAGCACCTCGTCGCGCCCCTGGAGGCCCTGCGCGACGAGCATGCCGCCCTGCCGTGGGGGCTTCCGCTGGCCGGACCCCTCGGCGTCCGCTGA
- a CDS encoding DUF3253 domain-containing protein yields MPDTNEPERTPDGHFLVIGGRRWRASDPAIPGPLRQELVDELMSARRAVKAGEPDARDRVGDAKVALGERGRPWWEEPTDHSLATRSEAAVRALLRHRDGTTICPSDVARVVGGDHWRRHMDAVREVADALAGTGAVVVTQRGETVTATTAKGPVRIGRGDRFA; encoded by the coding sequence ATGCCGGACACGAACGAGCCCGAGCGAACCCCCGACGGTCACTTCCTGGTGATCGGCGGACGGCGGTGGCGCGCGAGTGACCCCGCGATCCCCGGTCCGCTGCGCCAGGAGCTCGTCGACGAGTTGATGAGCGCCCGCCGCGCGGTGAAGGCCGGAGAGCCGGACGCCCGCGATCGGGTCGGCGACGCGAAGGTCGCCCTCGGTGAGCGCGGCCGGCCGTGGTGGGAGGAGCCCACCGACCACTCGCTCGCCACGCGCTCCGAGGCGGCCGTCCGCGCCCTGCTGCGCCACCGCGACGGCACCACGATCTGCCCCAGCGACGTCGCTCGGGTCGTGGGCGGCGACCACTGGCGGCGCCACATGGACGCGGTGCGCGAGGTCGCCGACGCCCTCGCCGGGACCGGAGCCGTCGTCGTCACCCAGCGCGGCGAGACCGTCACCGCGACGACGGCGAAGGGGCCGGTCCGGATCGGACGCGGCGACCGCTTCGCCTGA